The DNA region TAAGTATGTCAATATAGAAGCTGATTTTAGAATACCAGTTGGAGTATCATTTATAGTAAAAGAAGATTGGGAAATATTTTTGCAATTAACTCCTGCATTAAATGTTATATCAGTAGGAACTAGAGGGTTTGCAACATTTGGCTGGTATCCGGAAAGCAGCGGTTGGGCTTTTGGCGATTTCTTTAGGTTTTATGGTGATTTTGGCTTTAGGTATTGGTTCTAATAGCGTATGGAAGTTTATTTTAGGATAAAATATATCTTCCGATAATGTATATTATGTTAACTAGTGTATGTGCTTTTTTATTAGAGTTTATACGGCTATATATGAATTATTGTTACTCTTAATTCTATATGATATTTTTAATATTTTACTTTACAAAAGATTATTGACAAAAGATTATTCATAAATTATCATATTTAGAAAGTTGATTAAAAAATATAATAAAATTGGAGTTTAATAGAATATGCCAACTTTAAAAACAAGTATATCAGGAATTAGAGGAATTATTGGAGATGGTTTAGATATAAGTACTATAGTAGATTATACTTCTGCATTTGCATCTCTTTTTCCAAAGAAAGCAAAAATCTTAGTAGCAAGAGATACAAGAATAACAGGAGAATCTATATTAAATGCTGTTGTAGCTACATTAATGGCATCTGGAATAAATGTAATAGATATAGGAATAACACCAACACCAACTGCGTTATATATGGTAGAAAAATTAAAAATACATGGCGGAATCATGATATCTGCAAGTCATAATCCTATAGAATGGAATGCATTAAAGCTTATAGGTAAAGGCGGACATTTTTTAGATGAGAAGGCTGTTAATGAACTTATGAAGCTTTATGATAAAAAGGCTAAAAGATTTGTTAAGGCATTAGAGACTGGAACTTATCAAAAAATAGATAATGCCATAGAAGAACATATAAAACGTATTTTAAGATTTATAAATGTTGAAAAGATTAAAAAAGCAAATTTTAAAGTTGCTTGTGATTATGTTAATGGAACAGGATTATTTGCTACTCCTCCATTACTTAAAGCATTAGGAGTTAAAGAAGTTTCTATAAATAAAGAACATACTGGTAAATTTGCTCATGTTGCTGAGCCTTCTGCTACAAGCATGAAAAGTTTATCTGAGTTAGTAAAGAAAAACAAAGTAAATATAGGATTCACTCAAGACCCTGATGCTGACAGACTTGCTTTAGTATTAGATGACGGTACTATAATAAGCGAAGAGTATACTTTAGCTTTATGTGCTAAATATTTATGGTTGTCTGGAAAAGGAAATGCTGCTGTGAATTTATCTACTTCTAGAATGATAGATGATTTAGCTAAAGAGAAAGGGTATTCAGTTGACCGCACAAAAATTGGTGAGATAAATGTTTCTTCTCATATTGTGAAAAATAAATTATATTTTGGAGGCGAAGGAAACGGAGGTATAATAGTGCCTGCTGTAACTCCTGGAAGAGATTCGCTTTTAGGTATTGCTTTAATATTAGAATTAATGGCTACTACTGGAAAAACTATAAAAGAATTAGTTAATGAAATACCAAAATATGAAATAGTAAAAGAGAAATTAGAAGTTTCAAAAATTGATGAGAATAATTTCTTAAAGCAAATAAAAGAAAAATACAACAAAGCTAAAATTACAACTATAGACGGAATAAAAATAGATTTAGAAGACTCTTGGCTTCATGTTCGTTCATCAAACACTGAACCTATAGTTCGTATTATTGCTGAGGCAAAAACTAAAAAAGAAGCTAAGGAGTTAATTTCTATAGCTATTAATATGATAAAGGATAATAATAAACCTAAAAAAACTAAATAAAAAAACTTTCTTCTACCCTACTCTATTATGTTTTTTTATTTATTATGTAATTTATATTTTTACAAATTATAAAAAATAGTTTTATTATTATAACAGAAAAATAAATTGGAGATAAACTACGATGAAAAAAATTAGTTTAGTAATGATTTTTATATTAATATCAGCTTTTGCATTACATGCAGATGTTATTGAAGATGAAGTATTTAGATTAATTAATTTAGAGAGAAGCAAGGTATCACTTCCTCCTCTTCCAAATAATCAGAGATTACATTCTTTAGCACTTTATCATAGTGATAATATGGCTAAAAATAAATTTCTTTAGTAATACAGATTTAGAAGGTCTTGACTCTAAAGGAAGACAATTAAAATTATATCCTGAAATGGTTGGAAATATTACAGAAAGTTTCACAAAGTTAGATGTTATACCTCTAACTGATAAAAATGCTGCTGCTAGTATTGTTAAAAATTTAATGAATACACCAGACTACAAAAAAGTAATATTATCAAAAGATTTTAATGCTATGGGAGTTGGAGCTTCAAAAAGAGGTGTTGGAGTATATACTACTGTAACTTTAGCGAATATTATAGCTGAGTCTGTTAATTTTAAGTCTGAAGTAAAATATGGTGATGATATTACTGTACAATATAGAATATTAAATAAAGCACCATTTACAGATTTTAAGATAGCTGTTGAAATGGCTGACCCTAAGGCTCAAATACTCGGAGATGATGGTAAAACTTATATAGGCAAAGTGATATATGATGTTACAGATGCAGGAAACACTGTTATAAGCAAAACATTTAAAGCAGAATATGGTAAAGGAGAATACAAAGTTTCATTACTTTATAAGGGTGAGCATTTCTCAAGCAATACAAGAGTTATAACAGTTAAATAATAATAATATAAAGAGAATAATACAATGAAGTTTAGACATAGGTTTACAATAAAAAAAGGTATAGATTTAACTCCTATGATGGATATAGTATTTAATTTACTAATATTTTTTATGATAGGCGCTACAATCATGCAAACTCCTCAAATAGAAATTAGTTTACCTAAGTCTACTTCAGCTGTAGGAAAAGAAAAAAATGAAACTATAATAATAACTATATCTAAAGAAGGCAGTATATACGTTAATGAAGAGGCGGTAAATGATATAGATGGATATCTTAATAATTTAGCTAAAGTTGAAGGAGAATTAGCTAAGCCTGTTGAGATAAGGTCTGACGAAGATGTTAGAACTCAAGTTTTAATATCTGTAATAGATAGTGTAAAAAATGCTGGTTTTACAAAACTAGGTATAGCAACAGATACTAAAAATAATAATTAAAAAAATTAATATATATATAGTAATAGGAGTATTTTTATGAAAACAGTAGATGCAAGAGGCGTTCCTTGCCCAAAACCTTTAATATTAACTAAAACAGCTTTAATGAATGCTAGTCTCAACGAAGAGATTGAGGTGCTCATTGATGATGAGGTGGCATTCCATAATATAACTGATTTTCTTAATAATAATAAAATAACATATTCTAATAATGGAATGAATTTCAAAATAACAAAAAACAAAGAATTATCACAAAATGACTCTGCTAAAGAAAAATCATCAGGTCCTGTAATTGCTGTAGTAGATAAAAAAGCTATGGGACAGGGAAACGATGAACTTGGAGAATTATTATTAAAAGCATTTTTAGGAGCTTTAAAAGATGCTAATCCAAAACCTGAGGCTTTATATTGTTATAATGGCGGAGTTTATTTAGGAATTGATGAGCCTTATAAAAGTTTGTTGCAAGAGCTTAGAGATGCTGGAATAAAAATATTTTTCTGCGGAACTTGCGTTAAGTTTTATGAATTGGAAGGAATAAAAGTAGAAGAGCAAACTAATATGCTTGGTATAATAGAGGCTATGGCTAATGCTTCTGCTGTAATAAGAGCATAATTTTTTATGAGCAAATATTATTATTTCGATAACTCAACAACGAGTTTTCCTAAACCTAAAGAAGTTGCTGAAGATATGAGTAATTTTTTACTTAATATCGGAGGCACTTATGGAAGGGTAAATACCAAAAGAGGAAAATACACCACTGAAAAAATAGAAGAATGCAGAGAACTTTTAGCGAATAAGTTTATAGGTACAAAAAATGATTCTAATATTGTATTTACTTCTGGGGCAACAAGGGCTGTTAATGATATATTAATAGGTTTAGATTTGCATGATACAAAAGTTTTAATTTCTTCATTAGAGCATAATGCAGTACTTAGACCTATTTATCATTTGCATAAAAATAAAAATGTTGAATATCAATTAATTCCTTCAAAAGACGGAGGAAAAATTGATATAGAAGCTTTATCTGAAATAGTAAAAAAAGATAAAATATCACTTGCTATAGTTAATATGGAAAGCAATATTAGCGGAGTTATACAGCCAATAAAAGAGATAAAAGAAACTGTTAAAGACATTCCCCTACTCGTTGATGCTACTCAGTATATAGGTGTTGGTGATATATTTGCTGATGATTGGAATATAGATTATTTAGTGTTTACAGGTCATAAAGGTTTACTCGGTCCTACTGGTACAGGCGGTTTTTATGTGAAAGAGCCTAATAAACTTAAAGCTTCATATTTTGGCGGAGGCTATGGTGACGGTTTTGAAACGCCTTACAGTGTGCCGGAAATATATGAGGCAGGCACTCCTAATACTGTTGGTATTATAGGGCTTTTAGCAGCATTAAAAAACAGACCGTCATGGAACATAACAATAAATGATATGATAGACACTATAAAAAAAATAGAAAGCTCAAATAAATATAAAGTAATTTGGTCTAGAGAGCCTTCTTCACAGGGTTTTTTGTTTTCTATAGAGAGTGATTTAAATATGGCAGAAATTGCTCATAGGTTATATGATGATTATAATATAGAATGCAGATATGGTTTTCATTGTGCAATTTTAGCTCATAATTTTTACAAGAATAATAATGGTGCTATAAGATTTTCTTTTTCACCATATACTACAAAAGAAGATTTAGAATATTTAGCTGATGTACTTATAAACAAATTATAGGATTTTTAATATATGACTAAAAGTTTTTGTTATTTAAAAACACCAAGAGATTTAATAAAGGCAGAGAAAATATTATCAGATGCTGGTATTGAAGTAATTGTACGTCCTGCTCCAGAGCCAATATTTGGTGTTTGCAATATGGCTATAGATATAAAAGATAATGACAAAGTATATATAGTCTCTTTACTTGAGGCGGCTGGTTTAGTGGTATTAATAAAAGAAAGTGAATAATATGCCTAAATAAATATAATTGGTTAATTTATTTTATAAAAATTATCAACTTTTTCCAGCCTTCGCACCCATACCTAAAGGTACTTTCTTCGGTCGCAAAAAGTGGGGGGCAGTATGTACTTCGTTAGATATAAAACCCTGCAAATATATTAATTTATGTCTTTATTTTATTCAACTTTTTCCCGCCGCAAAAAGTTGCAAAAAGTGCAAGTATCTAAATTTTATATCTAAGAAATAAATATGTATAATGATACAATATATATTATTCATGTTCTAATAACTTTTTGTAAGAAACTTCTATTGCAAAAGCTCCAAGCGGTGCTGTTATTAATATGGCAAGTACTGCTATTACAAGTATAATCTCTCCTGATGCCAAACCCAACGATAAAGGAATAGAACCTATTGCAGCCTGAACTGTTGCTTTAGGGCAATATGCTATCATAGAAAATATTCTTTCTTTTTTATTGAGTTTGGTTTTTATTAATGATACAAGAACACCTAACATTCTAAATATTAAAACAGCAAATATTAATACAATTCCTAAAACTCCAGCATTAAAAGCATAATTAATATTTACCGCAGCACCCACTAACACAAAAAGAATAATTTCAGCAGCTACCCAAAGTTTTGAGTATTTTAATGAAAGCCTTTTTGATAATTCTTCTTTTGATTTTTTAAGATATGCTCCTATACTCATAACTGCTAAAAGTCCAGATATTCCTATAACTCCTCCAAATAAATTAGATATTGAAGTCTCTATACTTACAAGTATAAAAGATATGCTTAATATTATTACTACTTTAGCACTGTCTCTTATATGGAATTTAGTAAAGAACTTTGATAATATAAAACCTATAATAATACCTAATAAAAGTCCAAATATAATTGAAGTAGGTATTTTGACAAAGTCAAGGTAAGATATATTTCCTCCCTTAACAAGCGAAGTAAAAGATGTAAATAGCACTATTACAAATATATCATCAACAGAAGCACCAGCCATAAGTAGTTGAGGTATACTTTTGTTGGTACCGTATTTTTCATCTATAAGTTTAAGCATTTTCGGCACAAGCACAGCAGGAGATACAGCAGCTACAACAGCCCCCATTAAAGCAGCATCTAATAAACTAATATCAAAAAGTTTCGGAGCTATTAAAATCATTCCTATTATTTCAAAACTTGCAGGCACAAAGCACATTAATATTGCAGGACGCCCTACTTTCTTTAAGTCTTCTATATCAAGATTAAGCCCAGCACGAGTAAGTATTATAATAAGTGCCAATTCTCTTAAATCTGCTGATATTGAAAGTATAGAGTTATCTAATAAATTTAAACAATATGGTCCTAATACTATACCTGTTATAATTAGTCCTAAAAGTGATGGGAGTTTTAAGAGTGAGAATATTTTTCCAAGTATCATTCCGCATAAAAATATTAATGCCAAACTGAGAAGCATAATTACATAATCCTTTTTGATTAGTATTTGATTTTTTATTATGATATAAATTGAAGAAATATAAAAAGCTATTATCTGCAAAAATCATAAATCACCTAAACTATAATTTTTTTATAATTTAAGTTTATAAAAAATCATAAATTTGCAGAAGTCATCAGCTTTTATATTTTTTGATTAATTAAAAATAAATAAGCGGTTTAATTATTTTATAAATTTATTAAATAATTTAAGGAGACCTCATTCCTTATTTTTTTGTATATTCTATCATAAATATTTTTTATTTCAATATTTTAATAATATTATATATATAAATTTTGTAAATATAATAATAACTATTATTGATATTTTGATATTTTACAATATAATATCAATAATAACTAGAGATTAAAACAAAATATTGTTTACTATTTATGTTTTTGTAATAATTTTTTATAAAAATATAAATAGTAGCTTTTATTATAAAAACAAACAAACTTACTTAATGATATTTTTGGTATTATTTAATTTTTATACGTGTAGAAAACAGTCAGTTGTAAATCCTATTAATAGACCAATAGAAAAAATCATAATGATGGCGGAAATAATAGCATATATATTGAGGTTGTTGCTAATACTATGATAAATAATGAAGCATTATCTTCATTTAGATTAATATTAAAACCTTAAATTAAAAAGGATAATTTATGAAAAATATACTAATAATACTATTTATATTTTCAAATATAGTATTCGCTTCTTCCTTTGAATTTGATTTTTCTGTTTCTTCAGGCGGTACATTTGATTTCAGTTACAATGAAGGATATTCTTTTAAAAAAGATTTAGATGGTTTTAGAGTAGGTTCAGGACTTTCATTAAGCATATTGCTGTCATTGGGCAGAAATGATGAAATTAATAATAATATTTTAACCAGTATAAGTAGTATGATTGAAACAGGATATAATTATTATAGGAGGGAGAGAAGAGGAAATAAAGATTATTATACTGATGATGGATATTATGTATATGATTATCATAGTATTATTTTAGGATATTTGCTTAGACTAAATTTTCACAATAAGGTTTCTTTAGGCATAGGAGGTGGAATTTTTATTCCTTTATACAGTACAGCTAATCAGGCAGATTATTCATTTGGACTTATTGATAATTATCAATATATGACAGAGTTTAATCAAAAAAATATTGCTTTTATGTATAAGCTTCCTTTTATGCCTTATGTAAAAGCGAATGTTGTAAGATATTTTTATTTTTCAGACAGATGGTCTTTTAAAATTGGAGGAAATTTAATATATAATTTTGGTATGGAGCTTGATACTTATAGATTAGGTTTTTATAATGTATATGATAAATATAATTTTTCTTATTTTGATATAGAGATTTATGTTGGCATTTCCTTCGGAAGACCTAATAAATAATTAATAATGTTTATAATAATATCAAGTGCAGTAAAATTTTAGTGTATATTTTTTTATTGTACTTGATATTTATTATCTAATATAAATATTTTTTATTTCAAGTTGTAATAAACTGTTAATTTTTAATATAATAATATAAAATATTTTTGTTAACATATTAAAAAAATTACCGTTAATACGAATAGGTATTATAATATATTTAATGGCGGTTTAAAAAATGGCTGTAAAAAAAACAACTGAAGAAAATAAAGAAAACTACAAAAAAATTGCTGAGAAATTGCAAACAAAATTAGATAAATCTGAAGCAAAGATAATAGAATTAAATGAGAAATATATAAAAGTAATAGATTTGCAAAAAAAGAAATTAGAAGATAAATATAAAAAACTTGAAGATAAATATAAAGAAAAAATAAAACAGTTAGAAGATAATATAAAAAAATACAAAACAGATAATGTAAAAACAATTAATTCAGATATAGAAAAATTAAAAAAGAAATTAGAATTAGTAGAAAAGAGCAATAAGAAACTCGAAGAAGAAAAGAAAAAAATAGAAACACAAAATAAAGAGCTTAACTTAAAAATAAAAGAAGCACTACAAACTAATAAAGATACAGATAAAGAAACTTCAAAACTAATAAAAGATTTAGAAGGCAAATTAAAATCTCTAGAAACAGAAAAAGAAAAAATAGAAATACAGAATAAAGAATTAAGCTTACAAATAAAAGAAGCACTACAAACTAGCAAAGATGCAGACAAAGAATCTTCAAGATTAGTAAAAGACTTAGAAAGTAAATTAAAAACTTTATTAACAGAAAAAGAAAAAATAGAAGCCCAAAATAAAGAACTAAACTTACAAATAAAAGAGGCATTAAAAACTAGTAAAGATTCTGACAAAAAAGACAAAGAAACTTCAAAACTAATAAAAGATTTAGAAGGCAAATTAAAAGCCTTAGAAACAGAAAAAAGAAAAATAGAAACCCAAAACAAAGAATTAAACTTACAAATAAAAGAAGCGTTAAAAACTAGTAAAGACTCCGACAAAAAAGACAAAGAAACTTCAAAATTAATAAAAGATTTAGAAAGCAAATTAAAAACTCTATTAACAGAAAAAGAAAAAATAGAAGCTAATAATCTTAAATTAAATGAAGAAATAAAATTATTGAAAGAAGAAAATAAAAGTTCTAAAAATACTATAAAAGAAATAAATGATTTAAAAAAGAAATTAGAACAATCTGAAAACTTAAGAAAAGAAGTTACTGAGAAATTAAAAAATGCTATAGTACAATTAAAAGAAAACAAAAAAAATGCAAATAAAGTTTCAAAAGAAGATAAAGAAAAATTTAGAGAAAATTTAAAATTATTAAAAAAAATAAAAAAAGAAAGTGAACTATTAGATAAAAAAAGAGCACATTTAAAAAAAGAAGAAGAGAAATTAAGATTAATAAGAAGCAATATACAAAGCTCAGCAAAAGATATAGCATCAACTATAAGAAATAGTCAAGTTAATTATTATAATAATCCTAATATGCCAGAAAATCCATTAGACCCTAATGGTACAACCGACTCTTTGGATATGCAAGGAAATAAAGCTTTTGATATAGACCCTGCAACTGAAGAAGGAATAAAAAAAATGGCAGGCATAATGTGTGCTGCTATGGACGATTATAGAGAGCAAAAAGAAAAAGAAAGCAAAGAAGAAACCATAACAGAAGGCGAAGAGAGATTAAATAAAGCATCAGAGCAATTAGAAGATTTGGTAGAAAGCAGACTAGAAGATACATATCAAAATGATAATGCTCAAAAACGTCCATTTACAATAATAGATAAAATTGAAAACAGCAGAGTTGAAATAAATGAAGGATATAACCCTCAATCTGCTGGTCAAACAATAGTTACAAACAATGAAGATGGAACTAAACAAACTATAACAGCTCCAGCAAATCAGCAAGTTCCTAATATCACAGTAAAAGTAGAAGCTCCAAAAGAAACAAATAAATTATCAAAACCAGAAACTCAATTAAGACCTGCTAGTGAAACTCCTACTATGAGAATGAAGCTTCTTGATGATACTGATGATTATGAAAAGAAACTTGTTATTACTTATGGGTTTGATAATATGCCTGAAAATATGTATTATTCAAAATACAAAAAAATATTAAGAAATGCTGCTAGAATAAGTTTGCTTGGTAATTTACAAGAAGGTCTTGATATGTTTAAGCTAATAAGAGATCAAAATATACCAGATGAGTATAAACAAATGATAGATAAAAACATACAAGATATAACTTATTATCTTAGAGGTTTGCATAGAGTTAGATTGGAATAGAAGTTTTTTATGTTTAAATATTTATTTTTAATTTTTACAATCATTATAAATATAATTGCTTGTTCAT from Brachyspira pilosicoli P43/6/78 includes:
- the yedF gene encoding sulfurtransferase-like selenium metabolism protein YedF — protein: MKTVDARGVPCPKPLILTKTALMNASLNEEIEVLIDDEVAFHNITDFLNNNKITYSNNGMNFKITKNKELSQNDSAKEKSSGPVIAVVDKKAMGQGNDELGELLLKAFLGALKDANPKPEALYCYNGGVYLGIDEPYKSLLQELRDAGIKIFFCGTCVKFYELEGIKVEEQTNMLGIIEAMANASAVIRA
- a CDS encoding putative Se/S carrier-like protein; translation: MTKSFCYLKTPRDLIKAEKILSDAGIEVIVRPAPEPIFGVCNMAIDIKDNDKVYIVSLLEAAGLVVLIKESE
- a CDS encoding aminotransferase class V-fold PLP-dependent enzyme; translation: MSKYYYFDNSTTSFPKPKEVAEDMSNFLLNIGGTYGRVNTKRGKYTTEKIEECRELLANKFIGTKNDSNIVFTSGATRAVNDILIGLDLHDTKVLISSLEHNAVLRPIYHLHKNKNVEYQLIPSKDGGKIDIEALSEIVKKDKISLAIVNMESNISGVIQPIKEIKETVKDIPLLVDATQYIGVGDIFADDWNIDYLVFTGHKGLLGPTGTGGFYVKEPNKLKASYFGGGYGDGFETPYSVPEIYEAGTPNTVGIIGLLAALKNRPSWNITINDMIDTIKKIESSNKYKVIWSREPSSQGFLFSIESDLNMAEIAHRLYDDYNIECRYGFHCAILAHNFYKNNNGAIRFSFSPYTTKEDLEYLADVLINKL
- a CDS encoding cation:proton antiporter domain-containing protein encodes the protein MLLSLALIFLCGMILGKIFSLLKLPSLLGLIITGIVLGPYCLNLLDNSILSISADLRELALIIILTRAGLNLDIEDLKKVGRPAILMCFVPASFEIIGMILIAPKLFDISLLDAALMGAVVAAVSPAVLVPKMLKLIDEKYGTNKSIPQLLMAGASVDDIFVIVLFTSFTSLVKGGNISYLDFVKIPTSIIFGLLLGIIIGFILSKFFTKFHIRDSAKVVIILSISFILVSIETSISNLFGGVIGISGLLAVMSIGAYLKKSKEELSKRLSLKYSKLWVAAEIILFVLVGAAVNINYAFNAGVLGIVLIFAVLIFRMLGVLVSLIKTKLNKKERIFSMIAYCPKATVQAAIGSIPLSLGLASGEIILVIAVLAILITAPLGAFAIEVSYKKLLEHE
- a CDS encoding ExbD/TolR family protein produces the protein MKFRHRFTIKKGIDLTPMMDIVFNLLIFFMIGATIMQTPQIEISLPKSTSAVGKEKNETIIITISKEGSIYVNEEAVNDIDGYLNNLAKVEGELAKPVEIRSDEDVRTQVLISVIDSVKNAGFTKLGIATDTKNNN
- a CDS encoding CAP domain-containing protein, translating into MKKISLVMIFILISAFALHADVIEDEVFRLINLERSKVSLPPLPNNQRLHSLALYHSDNMAKNKFL
- the glmM gene encoding phosphoglucosamine mutase, whose protein sequence is MPTLKTSISGIRGIIGDGLDISTIVDYTSAFASLFPKKAKILVARDTRITGESILNAVVATLMASGINVIDIGITPTPTALYMVEKLKIHGGIMISASHNPIEWNALKLIGKGGHFLDEKAVNELMKLYDKKAKRFVKALETGTYQKIDNAIEEHIKRILRFINVEKIKKANFKVACDYVNGTGLFATPPLLKALGVKEVSINKEHTGKFAHVAEPSATSMKSLSELVKKNKVNIGFTQDPDADRLALVLDDGTIISEEYTLALCAKYLWLSGKGNAAVNLSTSRMIDDLAKEKGYSVDRTKIGEINVSSHIVKNKLYFGGEGNGGIIVPAVTPGRDSLLGIALILELMATTGKTIKELVNEIPKYEIVKEKLEVSKIDENNFLKQIKEKYNKAKITTIDGIKIDLEDSWLHVRSSNTEPIVRIIAEAKTKKEAKELISIAINMIKDNNKPKKTK
- a CDS encoding CAP domain-containing protein; the protein is MIIWLKINFFSNTDLEGLDSKGRQLKLYPEMVGNITESFTKLDVIPLTDKNAAASIVKNLMNTPDYKKVILSKDFNAMGVGASKRGVGVYTTVTLANIIAESVNFKSEVKYGDDITVQYRILNKAPFTDFKIAVEMADPKAQILGDDGKTYIGKVIYDVTDAGNTVISKTFKAEYGKGEYKVSLLYKGEHFSSNTRVITVK